From the genome of Miscanthus floridulus cultivar M001 chromosome 10, ASM1932011v1, whole genome shotgun sequence, one region includes:
- the LOC136489985 gene encoding uncharacterized protein isoform X3 — translation METPPPPCLWTKPQCRRRPTDESKDDNGEATPAPPSQAATEIADGFGWYKKYHIVGKPDENPWQSSRQEIPGIRYGGLGNLRKATITGFCTAKSLVELTWHILERASSSLQCLVLDASPGYDRKRSSSDRCLPMRTEALRDAQKRSSA, via the exons ATGGAgaccccgccgccgccgtgcttgTGGACGAAGCCACAGTGCCGCCGCCGCCCCACTG ACGAAAGCAAAGACGACAATGGCGAGGCGACCCCTGCTCCTCCTTCCCAAGCAGCAACAGAG ATTGCAGATGGTTTCGGATGGTACAAGAAGTACCACATTGTTGGAAAACCAGACGAAAATCCATGGCAATCCAGCAGGCAGGAGATCCCAGGAATCCGCTATGGAGGCCTCGGAAACCTGAGGAAGGCGACCATCACGGGCTTCTGCACCGCCAAGAGCTTGGTCGAGCTGACATGGCACATCCTCGAGAGGGCGTCATCGTCGCTGCAGTGCCTCGTCTTGGACGCCTCTCCTGGCTATGACAGGAAGCGCTCCTCCTCTGACCGGTGCCTGCCAATGCGCACGGAGGCTCTCAGGGATGCTCAGAAGCGCTCGTCGGCGTGA
- the LOC136489985 gene encoding uncharacterized protein isoform X2: METPPPPCLWTKPQCRRRPTDESKDDNGEATPAPPSQAATEVDITIPELPEIADGFGWYKKYHIVGKPDENPWQSSRQEIPGIRYGGLGNLRKATITGFCTAKSLVELTWHILERASSSLQCLVLDASPGYDRKRSSSDRCLPMRTEALRDAQKRSSA; this comes from the exons ATGGAgaccccgccgccgccgtgcttgTGGACGAAGCCACAGTGCCGCCGCCGCCCCACTG ACGAAAGCAAAGACGACAATGGCGAGGCGACCCCTGCTCCTCCTTCCCAAGCAGCAACAGAGGTAGACATCACCATACCCGAGCTTCCAGAG ATTGCAGATGGTTTCGGATGGTACAAGAAGTACCACATTGTTGGAAAACCAGACGAAAATCCATGGCAATCCAGCAGGCAGGAGATCCCAGGAATCCGCTATGGAGGCCTCGGAAACCTGAGGAAGGCGACCATCACGGGCTTCTGCACCGCCAAGAGCTTGGTCGAGCTGACATGGCACATCCTCGAGAGGGCGTCATCGTCGCTGCAGTGCCTCGTCTTGGACGCCTCTCCTGGCTATGACAGGAAGCGCTCCTCCTCTGACCGGTGCCTGCCAATGCGCACGGAGGCTCTCAGGGATGCTCAGAAGCGCTCGTCGGCGTGA
- the LOC136489985 gene encoding uncharacterized protein isoform X1 has protein sequence METPPPPCLWTKPQCRRRPTADESKDDNGEATPAPPSQAATEVDITIPELPEIADGFGWYKKYHIVGKPDENPWQSSRQEIPGIRYGGLGNLRKATITGFCTAKSLVELTWHILERASSSLQCLVLDASPGYDRKRSSSDRCLPMRTEALRDAQKRSSA, from the exons ATGGAgaccccgccgccgccgtgcttgTGGACGAAGCCACAGTGCCGCCGCCGCCCCACTG CAGACGAAAGCAAAGACGACAATGGCGAGGCGACCCCTGCTCCTCCTTCCCAAGCAGCAACAGAGGTAGACATCACCATACCCGAGCTTCCAGAG ATTGCAGATGGTTTCGGATGGTACAAGAAGTACCACATTGTTGGAAAACCAGACGAAAATCCATGGCAATCCAGCAGGCAGGAGATCCCAGGAATCCGCTATGGAGGCCTCGGAAACCTGAGGAAGGCGACCATCACGGGCTTCTGCACCGCCAAGAGCTTGGTCGAGCTGACATGGCACATCCTCGAGAGGGCGTCATCGTCGCTGCAGTGCCTCGTCTTGGACGCCTCTCCTGGCTATGACAGGAAGCGCTCCTCCTCTGACCGGTGCCTGCCAATGCGCACGGAGGCTCTCAGGGATGCTCAGAAGCGCTCGTCGGCGTGA